In the genome of Streptomyces sp. Tu 3180, the window AGCGGAACGAGCCCGGGCGCGACGACGGCACGCCCCTCGGACCCCGGCCGGAGATCGTCACTTGGGACGGCGCGGGCGAGTTCGCGGGCGACGCCCCCGGTGGCGGGACGGACACGGTCTCGGCCGGGGCGGAGATCGACCTGACGGAACTGCAGTCGCTGCCCACCGACCCGGACCGGCTCCGCGAGCGGCTGGAGCGGATCGTCGACGATCAGTACAACGCGCCGCGGCACATCCTGCGGGAACTGCTCGGCCAGACGGCCGAGAACCTGGCCCTCGAGCTGCCGGTGTCGCCGCGGTTGCGGGCCGCGGCCTACCGGGTGCGTGCCTCGCTGCCGGGCGTGCGGGACATCGGCGAGGTCACCGACCGGTCCGGGCGCCCGGGTTACGCCGTGGAGATCGGGAGCCCGCGGCCCGGAGCGGAGAACAAGCGCCGCTTGATCTTCGACAAGGAGACCGGGCTGCCGCTGTCGGAGGAGTCGTACGCGACCTCGGCCGGCGACGGGCACCGGCCCGGAGAGCTCACCGGCTACACCACCTTCACGGTGATGAGGTGGACCGACCGGGCCCCGTCGTTCGACGAGGACTTCATGACCGGCGAACCGGGGCACCCGAACGCGGAGGCCGGCGTCGAGCCCACCGGCAGGCGCTGACCCCGACCGCACCTGCCCTGCCCCGTGCCCGCCTGTGCGGCGGGCACGGGGCAGGGCGTCGCGATCCCCCCGCCACGGCCCCCGCCGCTCGCGCACGAGCGGTGGGGCGGCAGGAGAGCGTGGTGGTCGGGGCGATCAGTGGAAGCGGCGGACGAAAACGTCCGACTTGCCGTTGGTGTCGCCGGGCACGATGTCGTCGGCCGTGGAATGGAAGACCACGTCGCGTCCACCGGCGCTGACCGCGTCGGTCCCGGCCGAGGCGGGCTGGTTCGAGACGATCGCGTCGGTGCCCGTCTCCAGGTCGCGCAGCACGAGCGACGGTCCGTTCGCGTCGTGCGGGGCGTACAGCAGATGGCGGCCGGTGGGATCGATGGCCACGCCCCGCGCGTTCGGCACCACTTGGTCGCTGCCCGAGCTCTCGTCGTGGATGTAGGTGTCGGAGCCCGAGAGGTAGACGACCTTGCTGCCGTCCTTGCTGAGCTGGACGAGCGTCGCCGCCTTGGACGGGCCCTCGACCGGGCCGGAGGAGGTGCCGTCGGTCCGGTCCCACACGAAGACGTCCTCCGCCCGACCGTCCTGGTAGGCGACGAAGCGGCCGTCGCCGCTGATGGACGGCCGGGCCGAGACGGTGTGACCGAACTCGGCGACGGTCTCCGTGGTGTCGGTGCGCCAGTCCCGTACCTCGATGCGCTGCCGGGACGGCGGTCGGTTGAAGGTGGCGGCCTGGGCGATGGAGCGGCCGTCCGCGCTCAGCGACGGCTGGCCGCAGCCGAGGCCCGGACAGTTGACGCCGATCGTGCTTCCCGAGCTCACCTGGGACAGGAAGACCTTCGTGTCCCTGAACAGCAGCCCCCACAGGACAACGTACTGCCCGTCCCCGCTGATCACCGGGCGCTGGATCGGAGGGGCGGTGGTGCTCATCAGCGTGGTCTGGCTCGTCCACCGGTCGCGGACGAACACCCTTTCCCATGTCACCGGGTTGGCGGATGTGAGGTTCTTCGCCGACGACGAGAAGGCGATACGCCGGCCGTCGGTCGTGATCGTGGCGCCGGCGGAGTCGCCGTCGCCCTGGGTGCCGTCGGTCGCGACACTGATCCGCTCGACCCCGGCTCCGCTGTCGCTCGCGACGCCCGGCACGGTCATGGGCTCAGCCGAAGCGGCTCCGGGCAGCACCGCCGTGACCGCGCAGACCACGACCGCGGTGCTCAAGGCGGCCCGCACACGTCTGGTGGCGCTCCGTTCCGCGTTTCTCATTTTCCCCCCAGGGACAGGACATGGTCCTTCTCCCCGGTTCCCCACCGGAGAGCCACAAGCATGCAACCGCCATGGCGCTGTGGGGTCAATGCGTCGCATGACTGTCGAGAGGCACGGTTCCGGTCAGGTGGGAGCGGTCCGGACCGTCGGCAGCGGCTCGCGGAAAGCGGCGGCGCTCAGGATGACCCTCCGTAGCAGGAGACGATCGCGGCGGCGCGGTTGCGCAGGGAGGTGCGCAACCACTGCGGGGCCAGGGCTTCCGCGTCCGCGGTGAGCTGCCACAGCGCCCATTCGGCGTGCCGGGGATCCTGGAAGGTCACCTCCAGCCGCAGCCAGCCGTCCGCATCGGGTTCCTCGACGCGGACGGCCAGCGCGGTGTCCACCAGTTCCTCCCGCCGCGCCGGGTTCACCCGTACCCGCACGGTGACCTGGTCGCCGTCGGACAGGAACTGCGCGCAGCGTTCCCGCCAGATCCGGTCCAGATCGATCCGGTCGGGTCGCTGTGCCGGTTCGGGGAGCTGCTCGGCGGCCGACACCCGCGACAGCCGGTAGGTGCGGTCCGCGCCGGATCTCGTGGCCAGCAGGTAGCCCCGGTCGCGTACGGTGACCAGGCCGACCGGGTCCACCGTGCGCCATTGCGGTGCCTGACCCGTGGCCGCGTAGTGGATGCGCAGCTTG includes:
- a CDS encoding CU044_5270 family protein — its product is MKHDDLMRRLADARPEHLAPDRPVDPEVRRAELQGVMRRAREPQAAPVKRGRSRVGARPAWSVALAGAAAVAAAALVVTTAGPPGEGPRPGAGAPATDFSASRILLAAASDVEKTEATSGAYWYQEKRTGSLRRVPGKGYTLDVRHETRTWLTKGTGERDRRWTLHIDAGARPATPADEEAWRADGSPKRWDLTDHDRARRERNEPGRDDGTPLGPRPEIVTWDGAGEFAGDAPGGGTDTVSAGAEIDLTELQSLPTDPDRLRERLERIVDDQYNAPRHILRELLGQTAENLALELPVSPRLRAAAYRVRASLPGVRDIGEVTDRSGRPGYAVEIGSPRPGAENKRRLIFDKETGLPLSEESYATSAGDGHRPGELTGYTTFTVMRWTDRAPSFDEDFMTGEPGHPNAEAGVEPTGRR
- a CDS encoding WYL domain-containing protein, whose amino-acid sequence is MRADRLISLVLLLRRHGRLTAAALVRELEVSTRTVLRDIEALSAAGVPVYAERGRHGGFALLPDFRTDLTGLNHDEALALLTAGSGRGEQVFGLGPALASAMRKVVDALPESHRATASDAARRFLVDPETDLLSRRLVTEEVPGTTMSEVRRAVLAGRKLRIHYAATGQAPQWRTVDPVGLVTVRDRGYLLATRSGADRTYRLSRVSAAEQLPEPAQRPDRIDLDRIWRERCAQFLSDGDQVTVRVRVNPARREELVDTALAVRVEEPDADGWLRLEVTFQDPRHAEWALWQLTADAEALAPQWLRTSLRNRAAAIVSCYGGSS